One genomic segment of Brevibacillus laterosporus LMG 15441 includes these proteins:
- the rfbF gene encoding glucose-1-phosphate cytidylyltransferase, giving the protein MKAVILAGGYGTRIGEETHLKPKPMIEIGTKPILWHIMKIFSYYGINDFIICLGYKGHLIKEYFSNYNLHMSDFTLDMSKNEIRNHSNNAEPWKVTLIDTGEGTETGGRIKRIQKYIGDETFCLTYGDGVGNIPIKKLIEFHQKHGKYATVTAVQPPGRFGSLMLEDQMVVDFKEKPLGDGGWINGGFFVLEPAIFSFINDDQTIWETNALVKLAKQNQLAAYRHDGFWHPMDTLRDKQKLMDLWDSKNAPWKVW; this is encoded by the coding sequence ATGAAAGCAGTTATTCTTGCTGGTGGGTATGGAACGAGAATTGGCGAAGAAACTCATTTAAAGCCTAAACCAATGATTGAAATAGGGACAAAGCCCATTCTTTGGCACATCATGAAAATCTTTAGCTACTACGGAATCAATGATTTTATTATTTGTTTAGGCTATAAGGGACACCTCATTAAAGAATATTTTTCAAATTATAACCTGCATATGTCAGATTTTACGCTCGATATGAGTAAAAATGAAATTAGGAACCATTCCAATAATGCAGAGCCATGGAAGGTAACGCTCATCGATACAGGGGAAGGAACGGAGACGGGCGGCCGTATTAAGAGGATACAAAAATATATTGGTGACGAAACGTTTTGTCTGACGTACGGAGATGGTGTAGGGAATATTCCTATTAAAAAATTGATTGAATTTCATCAAAAGCACGGTAAATATGCGACGGTTACTGCGGTTCAGCCCCCTGGAAGATTCGGCTCCCTTATGCTTGAGGATCAGATGGTTGTAGACTTCAAAGAGAAGCCTTTAGGAGACGGCGGCTGGATAAATGGGGGATTTTTTGTTCTAGAGCCAGCCATTTTTTCCTTTATCAATGACGACCAAACCATTTGGGAAACAAATGCTTTAGTCAAATTAGCAAAACAAAATCAGCTTGCTGCCTATCGTCATGATGGGTTCTGGCATCCAATGGATACATTACGAGATAAGCAAAAATTAATGGACTTGTGGGATAGTAAAAACGCCCCTTGGAAGGTTTGGTAG
- a CDS encoding MarR family winged helix-turn-helix transcriptional regulator — translation MEETPYLDSLELLLSRVVRSYNYKMWQMSHEVGIYPGQLPVLFLLKNKNGRVQKELVTKMKVKAATVTVMLNRMEKSGLIERQPDPDDLRASRVYLTELGKEKLDQIEKVIKEIEKKCFEGFREEEKILLRRFLTHMHRNLSE, via the coding sequence GTGGAGGAGACTCCTTATCTGGATTCTTTAGAATTGCTACTATCTCGTGTGGTGCGATCGTATAATTATAAAATGTGGCAAATGTCGCATGAAGTAGGAATCTACCCGGGGCAATTGCCTGTTTTGTTTTTGCTAAAAAACAAAAATGGAAGAGTACAAAAAGAATTGGTTACGAAAATGAAGGTAAAGGCAGCTACGGTCACCGTCATGCTGAATCGTATGGAGAAATCTGGATTGATCGAACGTCAGCCTGATCCCGATGATTTAAGAGCATCTCGGGTTTATTTAACTGAATTAGGAAAAGAAAAATTAGATCAGATTGAAAAAGTGATTAAAGAGATTGAGAAAAAATGCTTTGAAGGCTTTCGGGAGGAAGAAAAAATCTTACTTCGACGCTTTTTAACACATATGCATCGGAATTTATCGGAGTAG
- a CDS encoding DedA family protein — MQLDTILELINQYGYFALFFALWLGIVGMPIPDEVIVMTGGMVGSFGILQSIPAFFVTYLGVISGLSLGYILGYKIGAPVLDRIRRKRHMDIYIVRAEYLLQKYGSQALVISYFLPIVRHVVPYLVGISKMSFRRYALFSFTTGFVWTLLFFILGHLLGSNAASVGYLINEYSKYLLIILPVIAAGTFIVVARMKRKRVNV; from the coding sequence TTGCAGTTGGATACGATACTTGAGTTAATTAATCAATACGGCTACTTTGCCTTGTTTTTCGCTCTATGGCTTGGCATTGTTGGTATGCCGATTCCAGATGAAGTGATTGTCATGACGGGAGGAATGGTTGGCTCATTTGGCATTCTTCAATCAATTCCTGCCTTTTTTGTCACCTATTTAGGGGTTATTTCGGGGTTGTCACTTGGATATATTTTAGGATATAAGATTGGAGCTCCCGTGTTAGATCGCATTCGGCGTAAAAGACACATGGATATCTATATTGTACGAGCTGAATATCTATTGCAAAAGTATGGGAGCCAAGCACTTGTAATTAGTTACTTTTTGCCGATTGTGCGCCACGTGGTACCTTATCTGGTCGGGATTAGCAAAATGTCTTTTCGGAGATATGCTCTGTTCTCCTTTACGACTGGCTTTGTTTGGACACTATTATTTTTTATTCTCGGGCATCTATTAGGAAGCAATGCCGCTTCTGTTGGGTACCTGATTAATGAATATAGTAAATATCTCTTAATCATTCTTCCGGTAATAGCGGCAGGGACTTTTATTGTGGTTGCCAGAATGAAAAGAAAAAGGGTAAATGTCTAA